In the genome of Myxococcus stipitatus, one region contains:
- a CDS encoding bifunctional metallophosphatase/5'-nucleotidase — translation MRSPRPFLIALATCAAACASTPASAPSNPPPAAPVRITLVGLNDFHGHVEPHVHRFGDGQVVEQGGAAMLSSYVARLRADNPGGVLVLDGGDMFQGTLASNLTEGAIVVDVYNHVQVTAAALGNHEFDYGPVGPAPMASGSGDDPLGALKARVKQARFPMLSANLRDAATGKIPAWLGNDGTHLVTVNGIRVGLVGLTTEETPLVTNPANVDTLRFAPLASSVLEASRSLRQRGADVVVAVAHAGGKCGDLSNPRDTSSCERGDAEILDMLEAVPSGTVDAVVAGHTHQTMGHFFGGVPVIETNGLGRSLGVVELFVDPVSRKLQPSLTRIQAAIPLCAQVDSVHGDCDARSLRSRSEVKLAPATFLGAPVPPDAAVTQLLAPTLAEVEAAQRRGLGVSCASPMSRGFLEESVLGNLMADALREAAGADVALMNPGGIRADLPGGALSFGHVYQALPFDNTVAVLTLTGTELKKLLELAHAVDKGAVFAVSGLELTLARCPGPGRLQGVTLEGGKPLVPERTYRLAVPDFLARGGDGVDGVTKPLPPERAELAPFRGMDLREALISYGKTHGGVLPKPALGRVRYSGVAGTCPTAAR, via the coding sequence ATGCGTTCACCGCGTCCCTTCCTCATCGCGCTCGCCACCTGTGCCGCTGCCTGCGCGAGCACTCCTGCTTCCGCGCCTTCCAACCCTCCGCCCGCCGCGCCCGTGCGCATCACGCTCGTCGGGCTCAATGACTTCCACGGCCACGTGGAGCCCCACGTCCACCGGTTCGGCGACGGGCAGGTGGTGGAGCAGGGCGGCGCGGCGATGTTGTCGTCGTACGTCGCGCGGCTTCGCGCGGACAACCCGGGCGGTGTCCTCGTCCTGGATGGCGGCGACATGTTCCAGGGCACGCTCGCGTCCAATCTCACCGAGGGCGCCATCGTGGTGGACGTGTACAACCACGTGCAGGTCACCGCCGCGGCCCTGGGCAACCACGAGTTCGACTACGGCCCGGTGGGCCCCGCGCCCATGGCCTCGGGCTCCGGCGATGACCCGCTGGGGGCGCTCAAGGCGCGCGTGAAGCAGGCGCGCTTCCCCATGCTGTCCGCCAACCTGCGGGACGCCGCCACCGGCAAGATTCCCGCGTGGCTGGGCAACGACGGCACGCACCTCGTCACGGTGAATGGCATCCGCGTGGGCCTCGTGGGGCTCACCACCGAGGAGACGCCGCTCGTCACCAATCCCGCCAACGTGGACACGCTGCGCTTCGCGCCGCTGGCGTCCTCGGTGCTGGAGGCCTCGCGCTCGCTGCGTCAGCGCGGCGCGGACGTGGTGGTGGCGGTGGCGCATGCGGGAGGCAAGTGCGGGGACCTGTCCAACCCCCGCGACACGTCGAGCTGCGAGCGCGGCGACGCGGAGATTCTCGACATGCTGGAGGCGGTGCCTTCGGGGACGGTGGACGCGGTGGTCGCCGGGCACACGCACCAGACGATGGGCCACTTCTTCGGCGGCGTGCCCGTCATCGAGACGAATGGTCTGGGGCGCTCGCTGGGCGTGGTGGAGCTGTTCGTGGACCCGGTGAGCCGGAAGCTTCAGCCGTCGCTCACGCGCATCCAGGCCGCCATTCCGCTGTGCGCCCAGGTGGACTCGGTGCATGGCGACTGTGACGCGCGCAGCCTGCGCTCGCGCTCCGAGGTGAAGCTCGCGCCCGCGACCTTCCTGGGCGCGCCCGTGCCCCCGGACGCGGCGGTGACGCAGCTGCTGGCGCCCACGCTCGCGGAGGTCGAGGCGGCGCAGCGGCGCGGCCTGGGCGTGTCCTGCGCCTCGCCGATGTCGCGCGGCTTCCTGGAGGAGAGCGTGCTGGGCAACCTCATGGCGGACGCGCTCCGCGAGGCGGCGGGCGCGGATGTGGCGCTGATGAACCCGGGCGGCATCCGAGCGGACCTGCCAGGTGGGGCGCTGTCCTTCGGCCACGTCTACCAGGCGCTCCCCTTCGACAACACGGTGGCGGTGCTCACCCTCACGGGCACGGAGCTGAAGAAGCTGCTGGAGCTGGCGCACGCCGTGGACAAGGGCGCCGTGTTCGCCGTGTCCGGGCTGGAGCTGACGCTGGCCCGCTGCCCGGGCCCCGGTCGCCTCCAGGGCGTCACGCTGGAGGGCGGAAAGCCCCTGGTCCCGGAGCGCACCTACCGGCTCGCGGTGCCGGACTTCCTCGCCCGGGGCGGGGACGGGGTGGATGGGGTGACGAAGCCCCTGCCTCCCGAGCGCGCCGAGTTGGCGCCCTTCCGGGGCATGGACCTGCGCGAGGCGCTGATCTCCTACGGGAAGACGCATGGAGGGGTGCTCCCCAAGCCCGCCCTGGGCCGCGTGCGCTACAGCGGTGTCGCGGGCACCTGTCCCACCGCCGCCCGCTGA
- a CDS encoding myxosortase-dependent phytase-like phosphatase has translation MRHPIFFILAASLSGAVASAQPAQVPAFSQTTPGPTTIGGSIRDVALWVSPRSADAGTDAGPGGLLLTAYNNQNAGLATFGLDGQQLEDEQLDGPVASVAVRDGFRLGANTLSLAVTSNVNRGLTAYSVDGLRTTDRVQRIGTGPFLITSAAFTSVAFYRSPSSGRLFVFASNDVGSVSQFEMSGEDGGVSATLVNRPLTVGGAVTGMVVDEERGHLYVVQAGTAIWRYAAEPDGGATRTQVVSLTATDTKLSRNVNRLALYRAAGTEGYLLAADTQAGTFAVLDRRSYAFLGSFTVVPGDGGVGGAVAPRALAVSSGPVGAFADGLFVAQNSSGTGTDDLKLVRWETVAQAFNPPLRIDTRPTASDGGVDGGVDAGSDGGGGGGVGPGPLPGGGIPPVDEGSGCSCASASVPGSVLLGLLALGFSLRRRRVR, from the coding sequence ATGCGTCACCCCATCTTCTTCATCCTGGCGGCATCGCTGTCTGGCGCGGTCGCTTCCGCTCAACCCGCGCAGGTTCCGGCTTTCAGCCAGACGACACCGGGCCCCACCACCATCGGTGGTTCCATTCGAGACGTGGCCCTCTGGGTCTCACCGAGGAGCGCCGACGCGGGCACGGACGCGGGACCTGGTGGATTGCTCCTGACGGCCTACAACAACCAGAACGCGGGGCTCGCCACGTTTGGGTTGGATGGTCAACAGCTCGAGGATGAACAGCTGGACGGACCGGTGGCCAGCGTCGCGGTCCGTGATGGCTTTCGTCTGGGGGCGAACACGCTGTCGCTGGCCGTGACGAGCAACGTGAATCGCGGGCTGACGGCCTACTCCGTGGACGGTCTGCGCACGACGGACCGTGTGCAACGGATTGGTACCGGCCCCTTCCTCATCACCAGCGCCGCCTTCACGTCCGTGGCGTTCTATCGCAGCCCCAGCTCGGGCCGGCTCTTCGTCTTCGCCAGCAACGACGTGGGCTCTGTCTCGCAGTTCGAGATGTCGGGAGAGGATGGTGGAGTGTCCGCCACCTTGGTGAACCGGCCCCTCACCGTGGGCGGGGCCGTCACGGGCATGGTCGTCGACGAGGAGCGCGGCCACCTGTACGTGGTCCAGGCCGGCACGGCCATCTGGCGCTACGCCGCGGAGCCCGACGGTGGCGCCACGCGCACGCAGGTCGTCTCGCTGACGGCGACGGACACCAAGCTGTCCCGGAATGTCAATCGACTCGCGCTGTACCGCGCGGCCGGCACGGAAGGGTATCTGCTGGCGGCGGACACCCAGGCTGGCACCTTCGCCGTGCTGGACCGACGCTCGTATGCCTTCCTCGGGTCGTTCACCGTGGTGCCGGGGGATGGTGGCGTGGGGGGCGCGGTGGCGCCTCGCGCGCTCGCGGTGTCGTCGGGCCCCGTGGGGGCGTTCGCGGATGGCCTGTTCGTCGCGCAGAATTCTTCTGGCACGGGGACGGATGACCTGAAGCTCGTGCGCTGGGAGACGGTGGCGCAGGCCTTCAACCCGCCGCTGCGCATCGACACCCGGCCGACGGCCTCGGATGGCGGCGTGGATGGTGGTGTGGACGCGGGCTCGGACGGCGGCGGTGGAGGGGGCGTGGGTCCCGGGCCGCTGCCGGGCGGGGGGATTCCTCCCGTGGATGAGGGCTCCGGGTGCTCGTGTGCCTCGGCGTCCGTGCCTGGCAGTGTGCTCCTCGGCCTGCTGGCCCTGGGGTTTTCGCTGCGCCGTCGCCGCGTGCGTTGA
- the gmd gene encoding GDP-mannose 4,6-dehydratase, with the protein MATKRALITGITGQDGSYLAELLLSKGYEVHGMVRRSSEEKFERIQHLHGKIQLHQGDLLDQFSLAALLNLVKPDEVYNLAAQSFVPTSWNQPVLTGEFTALGVTKMLEAIRHTRPQARFYQASSSEMFGKVLEVPQTEDTPFYPRSPYGVAKAYGHHITVNYRESFGLFAVSGILFNHESPRRGLEFVTRKVTYNVARIKLGLQEKLPMGNLDAKRDWGFAGDYVDAMWRMLQQPEAEDYVVATNETHTVRELVEIAFGRVGLDWQKHVVIDPAFVRPAEVDLLIGDPAKAKEKLGWEPKVRFKQLVEMMVDADLERVKAGQR; encoded by the coding sequence ATGGCGACCAAGCGCGCACTCATTACAGGCATCACGGGGCAAGACGGCAGCTACCTCGCGGAGCTGCTGCTTTCGAAGGGCTATGAAGTCCACGGCATGGTGCGACGCTCGTCGGAAGAGAAGTTCGAGCGCATCCAGCACCTGCACGGCAAGATTCAGCTGCACCAGGGCGACCTGCTGGACCAGTTCTCGCTCGCGGCGCTGTTGAACCTGGTCAAGCCCGATGAGGTGTACAACCTCGCGGCGCAGTCGTTCGTGCCCACCAGCTGGAACCAGCCGGTCCTCACCGGTGAGTTCACCGCGCTGGGCGTGACGAAGATGCTGGAGGCCATCCGCCACACGCGTCCGCAGGCGCGCTTCTACCAGGCGTCCTCCAGCGAGATGTTCGGCAAGGTGCTGGAGGTTCCGCAGACGGAGGACACGCCCTTCTATCCGCGCAGCCCCTACGGCGTGGCGAAGGCCTACGGCCACCACATCACCGTGAACTACCGCGAGTCGTTCGGCCTCTTCGCGGTGAGCGGCATCCTCTTCAACCACGAGTCGCCGCGCCGCGGCCTCGAGTTCGTCACGCGCAAGGTCACGTACAACGTGGCGCGCATCAAGCTGGGCCTCCAGGAGAAGCTGCCCATGGGCAACCTGGACGCCAAGCGCGACTGGGGCTTCGCGGGCGACTACGTGGACGCCATGTGGCGCATGCTCCAGCAGCCGGAGGCGGAGGACTACGTCGTCGCCACCAACGAGACGCACACCGTGCGCGAGCTGGTGGAGATTGCCTTCGGCCGCGTGGGCCTGGACTGGCAGAAGCACGTCGTCATCGACCCGGCCTTCGTGCGCCCGGCCGAGGTGGACCTGCTCATCGGCGACCCGGCCAAGGCCAAGGAGAAGCTGGGCTGGGAGCCGAAGGTGCGCTTCAAGCAGCTGGTGGAGATGATGGTGGACGCGGACCTGGAGCGCGTGAAGGCGGGGCAGCGGTAG
- a CDS encoding GDP-mannose 4,6-dehydratase, with protein MRILVTGADGFVGRHLCALLRASGDEVVEAHGPRGEGVSSSALHFDVANEAAVKAAVAEAKPDGVIHLAGFSSVAKSHHNPSRVFAVNTMGVVNLLTALRENAPKTRVVLVGSGEVYGPVPVGTRATEDTPAIPLSPYAASKSAAELAGVQFHRSYGLEVMMARPFNHLGAGQDPTFVVPSFASQIRAIGLGTVDPVLRTGNLDAVRDFSHVRDVVEAYRLLLVKGEPGQAYNICSGEGRTIRELLEEMLLLAGVNARIELDPARLRPSDIPSLIGAPDKLRALGWSPKLTVTDALRDVLGPKVPGAARPQA; from the coding sequence ATGCGCATTCTCGTCACGGGAGCGGATGGGTTCGTCGGCAGGCATCTTTGCGCGCTCCTGCGCGCATCCGGTGACGAGGTCGTCGAAGCACACGGGCCCCGCGGAGAAGGGGTCAGCAGCAGCGCCCTTCACTTCGACGTGGCCAACGAGGCCGCGGTGAAGGCCGCCGTGGCCGAGGCGAAGCCCGACGGGGTCATCCACCTCGCGGGCTTCAGCTCGGTGGCCAAGAGCCACCACAACCCCTCGCGCGTGTTCGCGGTGAACACCATGGGGGTGGTGAACCTCCTCACGGCGCTGCGGGAGAACGCGCCCAAGACGCGCGTCGTCCTGGTGGGCTCGGGAGAGGTCTATGGTCCGGTGCCCGTGGGGACCCGCGCCACCGAGGACACGCCCGCGATTCCGCTGAGCCCCTACGCGGCCTCCAAGTCCGCGGCGGAGCTGGCGGGTGTCCAGTTCCATCGCAGCTACGGGCTGGAGGTCATGATGGCCCGGCCCTTCAACCACCTGGGCGCGGGACAGGACCCCACCTTCGTGGTGCCCTCGTTCGCCTCGCAGATTCGCGCCATCGGACTGGGCACGGTGGACCCGGTGCTCCGCACGGGCAACCTGGATGCCGTGCGCGACTTCTCCCACGTGCGCGACGTGGTGGAGGCCTACCGGCTGCTGCTCGTGAAGGGCGAGCCCGGACAGGCGTACAACATCTGCAGCGGCGAGGGCCGCACCATCCGCGAGCTGCTGGAGGAGATGCTCCTGCTCGCGGGCGTGAATGCGCGCATCGAGCTGGACCCCGCGCGCCTGCGCCCCTCCGACATCCCCAGCCTCATCGGCGCTCCGGACAAGCTCCGCGCGCTGGGCTGGTCGCCCAAGCTGACGGTGACGGACGCCTTGCGTGACGTCCTGGGCCCCAAGGTCCCCGGCGCCGCCCGTCCGCAGGCCTGA